The Acanthochromis polyacanthus isolate Apoly-LR-REF ecotype Palm Island chromosome 2, KAUST_Apoly_ChrSc, whole genome shotgun sequence genome contains a region encoding:
- the csnk2a2a gene encoding casein kinase 2, alpha prime polypeptide a isoform X2, which produces MSLRLRSMTASALAGLHPILPNFLLRGLAQSVIVALSFCTAAASDRPDVCHQRAQPAKANAKHSEGILEPQILQNRCATFQYRANKYSARGEGPRHGASKLAMPGSTPASSKARVYTDVNTQKNREYWDYDAHVPNWSNQDNYQLVRKLGRGKYSEVFEAINVTNNEKVVVKILKPVKKKKIKREIKILENLRGGTNIIRLVDTVKDPVELYQKLTDYDIRFYMYELLKALDYCHSMGIMHRDVKPHNVMIDHQLRKLRLIDWGLAEFYHPAQEYNVRVASRYFKGPELLVDYQMYDYSLDMWSLGCMLASMIFLKEPFFHGQDNYDQLVRIAKVLGTDELFGYLHKYHIELDTRFKDLLGQQTRKRWEQFIQSENQHLVSPEALDLLDKLLRYDHQQRLTAAEAMQHPYFYPVVKENANTDGTKAISSSNAT; this is translated from the exons ATGAGCCTGAGGCTGAGGTCAATGACGGCGTCTGCT CTGGCGGGTCTTCATCCCATCCTGCCCAACTTCTTGCTCAGGGGCCTCGCTCAGTCTGTCATCGTAGCTCTGTCGTTCTGCACGGCGGCGGCATCGGACCGACCTGACGTCTGCCATCAGAGGGCACAGCCAGCCAAAGCCAATGCTAAGCACAGCGAGGGGATCTTAGAGCCGCAAATTCTACAGAATCGGTGCGCCACCTTCCAGTATCGAGCCAACAAGTATTCAGCGAGAGGTGAAGGCCCTCGACACGGAGCCTCAAAGCTAGCGATGCCCGGATCCACGCCGGCCAGCAGCAAGGCTCGGGTGTACACCGACGTCAACACACAGAAGAACAGAGAGTACTGGGACTATGATGCACACGTGCCAAACTGGAG CAATCAAGACAACTACCAGCTGGTGCGTAAACTGGGCAGAGGGAAGTACAGTGAAGTGTTTGAGGCCATAAATGTGACCAACAATGAGAAAGTTGTGGTGAAAATCCTCAAG CCcgtcaagaagaagaagatcaaacgggaaatcaaaattctggaaAACCTTCGAGGAGGAACCAACATCATCCGGCTGGTGGACACGGTCAAAGACCCGGTG GAGCTTTACCAGAAGCTGACAGACTATGATATTCGTTTCTACATGTATGAGCTTCTTAAG gCTCTGGACTACTGTCACAGTATGGGCATCATGCACAGGGACGTGAAGCCCCACAACGTCATGATCGACCACCAGTTGAGGAAG ctgcgTCTTATAGATTGGGGTTTGGCTGAATTCTACCATCCCGCTCAGGAATACAACGTCAGGGTGGCCTCTCGCTATTTCAAAGGCCCCGAGCTGCTAGTGGACTATCAG atgtatGACTATAGTTTGGACATGTGGAGTCTGGGCTGCATGTTGGCCAGCATGATCTTTCTGAAGGAACCATTTTTTCACGGCCAGGACAACTACGACCAG TTGGTGCGTATTGCTAAGGTCCTCGGCACCGATGAGCTCTTTGGTTACCTGCACAAATATCACATAGAACTGGACACTCGCTTCAAAGACCTGCTGGGACA GCAAACACGGAAGCGCTGGGAGCAGTTCATCCAGTCAGAGAACCAGCACCTGGTGAGTCCGGAGGCTCTGGACCTGCTGGACAAGCTGCTGCGCTACGACCACCAGCAGAGACTGACGGCCGCCGAGGCCATGCAGCACCCATACTTCT ATCCTGTGGTGAAGGAAAACGCCAACACAGACGGCACAAAGGCAATAAGCAGCTCCAATGCAACATGA
- the csnk2a2a gene encoding casein kinase 2, alpha prime polypeptide a isoform X1 yields the protein MSLRLRSMTASALAGLHPILPNFLLRGLAQSVIVALSFCTAAASDRPDVCHQRAQPAKANAKHSEGILEPQILQNRCATFQYRANKYSARGEGPRHGASKLAMPGSTPASSKARVYTDVNTQKNREYWDYDAHVPNWSNQDNYQLVRKLGRGKYSEVFEAINVTNNEKVVVKILKPVKKKKIKREIKILENLRGGTNIIRLVDTVKDPVSRTPALVFECINNTDFKELYQKLTDYDIRFYMYELLKALDYCHSMGIMHRDVKPHNVMIDHQLRKLRLIDWGLAEFYHPAQEYNVRVASRYFKGPELLVDYQMYDYSLDMWSLGCMLASMIFLKEPFFHGQDNYDQLVRIAKVLGTDELFGYLHKYHIELDTRFKDLLGQQTRKRWEQFIQSENQHLVSPEALDLLDKLLRYDHQQRLTAAEAMQHPYFYPVVKENANTDGTKAISSSNAT from the exons ATGAGCCTGAGGCTGAGGTCAATGACGGCGTCTGCT CTGGCGGGTCTTCATCCCATCCTGCCCAACTTCTTGCTCAGGGGCCTCGCTCAGTCTGTCATCGTAGCTCTGTCGTTCTGCACGGCGGCGGCATCGGACCGACCTGACGTCTGCCATCAGAGGGCACAGCCAGCCAAAGCCAATGCTAAGCACAGCGAGGGGATCTTAGAGCCGCAAATTCTACAGAATCGGTGCGCCACCTTCCAGTATCGAGCCAACAAGTATTCAGCGAGAGGTGAAGGCCCTCGACACGGAGCCTCAAAGCTAGCGATGCCCGGATCCACGCCGGCCAGCAGCAAGGCTCGGGTGTACACCGACGTCAACACACAGAAGAACAGAGAGTACTGGGACTATGATGCACACGTGCCAAACTGGAG CAATCAAGACAACTACCAGCTGGTGCGTAAACTGGGCAGAGGGAAGTACAGTGAAGTGTTTGAGGCCATAAATGTGACCAACAATGAGAAAGTTGTGGTGAAAATCCTCAAG CCcgtcaagaagaagaagatcaaacgggaaatcaaaattctggaaAACCTTCGAGGAGGAACCAACATCATCCGGCTGGTGGACACGGTCAAAGACCCGGTG TCCAGAACACCAGCGCTTGTCTTTGAGTGCATCAATAACACAGATTTTAAG GAGCTTTACCAGAAGCTGACAGACTATGATATTCGTTTCTACATGTATGAGCTTCTTAAG gCTCTGGACTACTGTCACAGTATGGGCATCATGCACAGGGACGTGAAGCCCCACAACGTCATGATCGACCACCAGTTGAGGAAG ctgcgTCTTATAGATTGGGGTTTGGCTGAATTCTACCATCCCGCTCAGGAATACAACGTCAGGGTGGCCTCTCGCTATTTCAAAGGCCCCGAGCTGCTAGTGGACTATCAG atgtatGACTATAGTTTGGACATGTGGAGTCTGGGCTGCATGTTGGCCAGCATGATCTTTCTGAAGGAACCATTTTTTCACGGCCAGGACAACTACGACCAG TTGGTGCGTATTGCTAAGGTCCTCGGCACCGATGAGCTCTTTGGTTACCTGCACAAATATCACATAGAACTGGACACTCGCTTCAAAGACCTGCTGGGACA GCAAACACGGAAGCGCTGGGAGCAGTTCATCCAGTCAGAGAACCAGCACCTGGTGAGTCCGGAGGCTCTGGACCTGCTGGACAAGCTGCTGCGCTACGACCACCAGCAGAGACTGACGGCCGCCGAGGCCATGCAGCACCCATACTTCT ATCCTGTGGTGAAGGAAAACGCCAACACAGACGGCACAAAGGCAATAAGCAGCTCCAATGCAACATGA